A single window of Mycolicibacterium madagascariense DNA harbors:
- a CDS encoding thiolase family protein, whose protein sequence is MSSAPDIAIIGVGLHPFGRYEDRSALEMGAVAISRALRDAGVQWSAVGSLYAGSLEVSNPEAVTGLAGMTGIPARATLSGCATGNSLLTLAARDVQLGEADIAVGVGLDKHPRGAFGADPSVSGLPQWYGDQGMFLTTHYFGTKIMRYMHDHGISEETLARVAAKNFDNGALAPHAWRRKPMSVEAILSSPLVNAPLRQFMYCNPNEGAAAVVVCRADKATQYTDRPIYLRATALRSRQEGAYELLRTSIELPIVPGTTAQAAHAAYEMAGIGPEDVDVAQLQDTDSGSEIIHMAETGLCKDGEQEALLADGVTTIGGRLPVNTDGGLLANGEPVGASGLRQVYELVQQLRGTAGDRQVPNDPRVGLAQLYGAPGTAAVAILSR, encoded by the coding sequence ATGAGCAGCGCGCCCGACATCGCCATCATCGGCGTCGGACTCCATCCTTTCGGGCGTTACGAGGACAGATCGGCGCTGGAGATGGGCGCGGTCGCCATCAGTCGCGCGCTGCGCGACGCCGGGGTGCAGTGGTCTGCCGTCGGCAGCCTGTACGCCGGTTCTCTCGAGGTGTCCAACCCCGAGGCCGTGACCGGGCTCGCGGGCATGACCGGGATTCCCGCCAGGGCGACGCTCAGCGGGTGCGCGACCGGCAACTCGCTGCTCACGCTGGCGGCGCGCGACGTCCAGTTGGGCGAGGCGGACATCGCGGTGGGCGTGGGGCTGGACAAGCATCCCCGCGGCGCCTTCGGCGCGGACCCCTCGGTATCGGGGTTGCCCCAGTGGTACGGCGATCAAGGCATGTTCCTGACGACCCACTACTTCGGCACCAAGATCATGCGCTACATGCACGATCACGGCATCAGCGAGGAGACCCTCGCCCGCGTGGCCGCCAAGAACTTCGACAACGGAGCCCTGGCGCCCCACGCCTGGCGGCGCAAGCCGATGAGCGTCGAGGCCATCCTGAGCTCTCCGTTGGTGAATGCTCCACTGCGCCAATTCATGTACTGCAACCCCAATGAGGGCGCGGCCGCCGTGGTGGTGTGCCGCGCGGACAAGGCCACGCAGTACACCGACCGTCCGATCTACCTGCGCGCCACCGCGTTGCGCTCCCGACAGGAGGGTGCCTACGAGCTGTTGCGCACCTCGATCGAGCTGCCCATCGTGCCGGGGACGACGGCGCAGGCCGCCCATGCCGCCTACGAGATGGCCGGGATCGGACCCGAGGACGTCGACGTCGCGCAGCTGCAGGACACCGACTCGGGTTCGGAGATCATCCACATGGCCGAAACCGGCCTGTGCAAGGACGGCGAGCAGGAGGCCCTCCTCGCCGACGGCGTGACCACGATCGGCGGCCGGCTCCCGGTCAACACCGATGGCGGACTGCTGGCCAACGGCGAGCCGGTCGGCGCCTCCGGCCTTCGCCAGGTCTACGAACTCGTACAACAACTTCGGGGTACCGCAGGTGACCGCCAGGTACCCAACGATCCGCGGGTTGGGCTCGCCCAGCTCTACGGGGCGCCGGGCACGGCCGCGGTCGCCATTCTTTCGAGATAG
- a CDS encoding class I adenylate-forming enzyme family protein, translating to MSISLLLEMAESGDPDRVAVVDGDRRFTTSELSGLADGGAGVIAASGAQHVVYVGAGGVMQPLLIFAAARAAKPYTPINYRLSAEAIRELVDRLPDPFVIVDDRYRDMVASDDRLQTSEQFLAAARTAEPVVEFADPDDVAIVLFTSGTTSKPKAVELSHGNLTSYITGTVEYGAADPDDAALICVPPYHIAGVNAAMSNLYAGRKMVYLTNFDPGEWVRLVASEKVTTATVVPTMLDRIVRALEREPTALPSLRNLAYGGSKVGLPLVRKALELLPEVGFVNAYGLTETSSTIAVLTPEDHRTAHGNEDATIARRLGSVGQTVPGIEVEVRDDTGAVLGPGQPGELFVRGEQVSGKYTGVGSVLDEHGWFPTKDIAMLDEEGYLFITGRSDDTIIRGGENIAPAELEDVLVEHPHVHEVAVVGVPDPQWGQAIVAVVVPAEGVEPDADELREYVRTLLRGSRTPDRVVFRDELPTNATGKLLRRDIIASLHDARAEK from the coding sequence TTGAGTATTTCGCTACTGCTGGAGATGGCTGAGTCCGGCGACCCCGATCGCGTGGCGGTGGTCGACGGTGATCGACGGTTCACCACGAGCGAGCTCAGCGGCCTGGCCGACGGGGGAGCGGGCGTGATCGCGGCCTCGGGCGCCCAGCACGTCGTCTACGTCGGCGCGGGCGGCGTGATGCAGCCGCTGCTGATCTTCGCCGCGGCGCGTGCCGCCAAGCCCTACACGCCCATCAACTACCGCCTCAGCGCGGAGGCCATTCGAGAACTGGTGGACCGGCTGCCCGATCCGTTCGTGATCGTCGACGATCGCTACCGCGACATGGTGGCGAGCGACGATCGGCTGCAGACGTCGGAGCAGTTCCTGGCCGCCGCACGGACGGCAGAACCGGTCGTCGAGTTCGCCGATCCCGACGACGTCGCGATCGTCCTGTTCACCTCGGGCACCACGTCCAAGCCCAAGGCGGTCGAGCTGTCGCACGGCAACCTCACCAGCTACATCACCGGCACCGTCGAGTATGGCGCGGCCGACCCCGATGACGCGGCGCTGATCTGTGTTCCGCCCTACCACATCGCCGGGGTCAACGCCGCGATGTCCAATCTGTACGCCGGCCGAAAGATGGTGTACCTGACCAACTTCGACCCCGGCGAATGGGTGCGGCTGGTCGCCAGCGAGAAGGTGACGACGGCGACCGTCGTGCCCACCATGCTCGACCGCATCGTCCGTGCGCTGGAGCGGGAGCCGACGGCCCTGCCGTCACTGCGCAACCTGGCGTACGGCGGCTCGAAGGTTGGTCTACCGCTGGTGCGCAAAGCGCTGGAACTCCTGCCCGAGGTGGGATTCGTCAACGCCTACGGCCTGACGGAGACCAGTTCCACGATTGCGGTGCTGACACCCGAGGACCATCGCACCGCGCACGGGAATGAGGACGCCACCATCGCCCGGCGGCTGGGCTCAGTCGGTCAGACCGTGCCCGGCATCGAAGTCGAGGTCCGCGACGACACCGGTGCCGTGCTCGGCCCCGGTCAGCCGGGCGAACTCTTCGTGCGCGGAGAGCAGGTGTCCGGCAAGTACACCGGCGTCGGATCGGTGCTCGACGAGCACGGGTGGTTCCCGACGAAGGACATCGCGATGCTCGACGAGGAGGGCTATCTGTTCATCACCGGGCGTTCGGATGACACCATCATCCGCGGCGGTGAGAACATCGCCCCCGCCGAGCTCGAAGACGTCCTCGTCGAGCATCCGCACGTTCACGAGGTTGCCGTGGTCGGAGTTCCGGATCCGCAGTGGGGCCAGGCGATCGTCGCCGTCGTCGTTCCCGCCGAAGGCGTCGAGCCCGATGCCGACGAGTTGCGCGAGTACGTCCGCACGCTGCTGCGCGGATCCCGTACGCCGGACCGGGTCGTGTTTCGCGACGAGTTGCCCACCAATGCGACCGGTAAGCTCCTCCGGCGCGACATCATCGCCAGCCTGCACGACGCACGTGCCGAGAAGTAA
- the fadD12 gene encoding acyl-CoA ligase FadD12 translates to MGIADRVRTTAGLLGTLVSAGLIAPMRPDRYLRMGRAVRREGVSAATGFAISAQRCPDRPGLIDERGTLTWRELDEQSNALAAALQDLPAGAPRVVGIMARNHRGFVQSLVAANRIGADVLLLNTSFAGPALAEVVAREEVDAVIFDEEFTPSISEALSERPNAARIVAWTDEPGAHAVTVDGLISGHAGQRPSPTDRQSKLVLLTSGTTGSPKGAKHSGGGPDALVSILDRTPWRAEEVVVIVAPMFHAWGFGQLAFAALMACTVVTRRRFDPEATLALVDEHQATGLCVVPVMFDRIVELPDDVRARYSCRSLRFAAASGSRMRPDVVIAFMDQFGDVIYNNYNATEAGMIATATPADLRAAPDTAGTPATGTEIRILGPDFQDLPAGETGTIYVRNSTQFDGYTSGATKDFRDGFMSSGDVGHLDDAGRLFVVGRDDEMIVSGGENVYPIEVEKALSGHADVHEAAVLGVDDAQYGQRLVAFVVLADGAAATPEDLKAHVRRNLANYKVPRTITVLDELPRGSTGKIVRRELQALVEPD, encoded by the coding sequence GTGGGTATCGCCGATCGCGTCAGGACGACCGCGGGACTTCTCGGAACGCTGGTGAGCGCAGGGCTCATCGCACCGATGCGACCCGATAGATATCTGCGGATGGGGCGCGCCGTGCGACGCGAAGGTGTCTCTGCCGCTACGGGATTCGCCATCAGCGCGCAACGGTGCCCGGACCGTCCGGGGTTGATCGACGAGCGCGGCACACTGACGTGGCGGGAGCTCGACGAGCAGAGTAACGCGCTGGCCGCGGCACTACAGGACCTGCCCGCAGGCGCGCCGCGAGTGGTCGGCATCATGGCGCGCAACCACCGCGGGTTCGTGCAATCCCTCGTCGCGGCGAACCGGATCGGCGCCGACGTCCTGCTCCTCAACACGTCCTTCGCCGGGCCCGCCCTGGCGGAAGTGGTGGCGCGCGAGGAGGTCGACGCCGTCATCTTCGACGAGGAGTTCACACCCTCGATCTCCGAAGCTCTTTCGGAGCGGCCCAACGCCGCGCGCATCGTCGCCTGGACGGACGAGCCCGGCGCGCACGCCGTCACGGTCGACGGCCTCATCAGCGGGCACGCCGGCCAGCGCCCGTCACCGACCGACCGCCAGTCGAAGCTCGTTCTGCTGACCTCGGGTACCACGGGATCACCCAAGGGGGCCAAGCATTCCGGCGGCGGTCCCGACGCCCTCGTGTCGATCCTCGACCGGACCCCCTGGCGCGCAGAGGAGGTCGTCGTCATCGTGGCCCCGATGTTCCACGCGTGGGGGTTCGGTCAGCTGGCCTTCGCCGCCCTGATGGCGTGCACCGTCGTCACCCGCCGCCGGTTCGACCCAGAGGCCACCCTCGCCCTCGTCGACGAGCACCAAGCCACGGGGTTGTGCGTCGTGCCCGTCATGTTCGACCGCATCGTCGAACTCCCCGACGACGTGCGCGCCCGATACAGCTGCCGCTCTCTGCGATTCGCCGCCGCCTCCGGTTCACGGATGCGCCCCGACGTGGTCATCGCGTTCATGGACCAGTTCGGCGACGTCATCTACAACAACTACAACGCCACCGAGGCGGGCATGATCGCCACCGCGACGCCAGCGGACCTCCGCGCCGCCCCGGACACTGCGGGCACCCCCGCAACCGGCACCGAGATTCGCATCCTCGGCCCCGACTTCCAGGATCTGCCCGCCGGCGAGACGGGCACCATCTACGTTCGCAATTCCACCCAGTTCGACGGCTATACCTCGGGCGCCACCAAGGACTTTCGGGACGGTTTCATGTCCTCCGGCGACGTCGGCCATCTCGACGATGCGGGCCGCCTGTTCGTCGTGGGCCGCGACGACGAGATGATCGTCTCCGGGGGCGAGAACGTCTACCCCATCGAGGTGGAGAAGGCGCTGTCGGGGCACGCCGACGTCCACGAAGCCGCGGTGCTCGGCGTCGACGACGCGCAGTACGGGCAACGGCTGGTCGCGTTCGTCGTCCTCGCCGACGGTGCGGCCGCGACGCCCGAAGACCTCAAGGCTCACGTCCGGAGGAACCTCGCGAACTACAAGGTGCCAAGGACCATTACGGTGCTCGACGAACTCCCGCGCGGCAGCACCGGAAAGATCGTCCGCCGAGAGCTCCAGGCTCTCGTCGAGCCGGACTGA
- a CDS encoding WS/DGAT/MGAT family O-acyltransferase, protein MKRLGGWDAVLLYNETPNLHQHTVKIAVVDASECDDFGFDRFRQTLARRLHLLEPLRYRLVTIPGRLHREMWLENCDVDLDYHLRRLQVGPPGGRRELDDAIGAVASIPLDRSRPLWEFHFVEGMADNRFAIIGKVHHALADGVASANLMALGLDLPNAPQSERDDYSADPTPSQARLVGSALRDHVDHLVELPRLVWDTAAGIRRVRRKSRSATGLARNFHPPRTFLNHVVAPGRTFASVTLPLADVKSIGKRLGVTINDMVLAVTTGALRSLLMTYDGQAEEPLLCGVPMSIDASPDRISGNELGTVVVSLPVQVDDPLEWVRLARIGATIGKENATLLGPELVSRWSSYAPPTLTEWMFRRIGTGESPNKLINVPVSNVPGPREPGRIAGAPVTEILSVGPLTFGVGVNITVWSYVDQLNVSVLADDATFDDPHEVTDAMVDAFALIRHAASTARADANTPK, encoded by the coding sequence GTGAAGCGACTGGGCGGCTGGGACGCGGTCCTGCTCTACAACGAGACGCCCAACCTGCACCAGCACACCGTGAAGATCGCCGTCGTGGATGCATCGGAATGCGACGACTTCGGGTTCGACCGATTCCGCCAGACGCTCGCGCGACGACTGCACCTGCTCGAGCCGCTGAGGTACCGCCTCGTCACCATTCCCGGTCGCCTCCATCGTGAGATGTGGTTGGAGAACTGCGACGTCGATCTCGACTATCACCTCCGTCGCCTGCAGGTGGGCCCGCCCGGTGGGCGGCGCGAGCTGGACGACGCGATCGGAGCCGTTGCCAGCATTCCGCTCGACCGCAGCCGTCCGCTGTGGGAGTTCCACTTCGTGGAGGGTATGGCGGACAACAGATTCGCCATCATCGGGAAGGTTCACCACGCACTCGCCGATGGGGTCGCCTCGGCCAATCTGATGGCGCTCGGTTTGGATCTGCCGAATGCTCCGCAGTCCGAGCGCGACGACTACTCCGCAGATCCCACCCCGTCGCAGGCTCGACTCGTCGGGTCGGCGCTGCGTGACCACGTCGACCACCTCGTGGAACTGCCGCGACTGGTGTGGGACACCGCGGCCGGAATACGCCGGGTGCGCCGAAAGTCGCGGTCGGCAACCGGATTGGCCCGTAACTTCCATCCGCCTCGGACGTTTCTCAACCACGTGGTCGCGCCCGGTCGCACCTTCGCCAGCGTCACGCTCCCGCTCGCCGACGTGAAGAGCATCGGCAAACGACTCGGGGTCACCATCAACGACATGGTGCTCGCCGTCACTACCGGGGCGCTTCGTTCGCTGCTGATGACGTACGACGGCCAGGCCGAGGAGCCCCTACTGTGCGGAGTCCCGATGAGCATCGACGCCTCGCCGGACCGGATCTCGGGCAACGAGCTGGGGACGGTCGTGGTGTCGCTGCCCGTTCAGGTCGACGATCCGCTCGAGTGGGTGCGGCTGGCGCGCATCGGGGCGACGATCGGCAAGGAGAACGCCACGCTGCTCGGTCCCGAGCTCGTCAGCCGATGGTCGAGCTATGCCCCACCGACGTTGACGGAGTGGATGTTTCGGCGCATCGGCACCGGTGAGTCGCCCAACAAACTGATCAACGTGCCGGTGTCCAACGTGCCGGGACCGCGCGAGCCGGGTCGGATCGCGGGGGCGCCCGTCACCGAGATCCTCTCCGTCGGGCCCCTCACCTTCGGGGTCGGGGTGAACATCACCGTCTGGAGTTACGTCGACCAGCTCAACGTCTCGGTGTTGGCCGACGACGCCACGTTCGACGATCCCCACGAGGTCACCGACGCGATGGTCGACGCCTTCGCGCTCATCCGGCACGCGGCCTCGACCGCGCGAGCAGACGCAAATACGCCGAAATAG
- a CDS encoding amidohydrolase family protein, with amino-acid sequence MTQFTDAPIFDADQHMYETPDALLKYLPEKYKSKVQYVQIGRHTRIAILNKITDYMPNPTFDRVAAPGAHERFYSGQNPEGLTMREMSGRGIDTPPGARNPEDRIAELNGQGVDSCINYPTLANLVEHSSAEDPELTAAIIHSLNQWMLEHWGFSYENRIYSTPVINLGIVDEGRRELEYILENGAKVALIKPAPVKGYKGWRSPALPEFDPFWRDVEAAGLPIVLHASQPPLQEYIEMWEPADTSNAFEMSAFKWTALGHREIADMLTSLICHGTLTRFPKLRIASVENGSAWIKPLFDDLEMTYKKMPQNFPEHPHDVFRRNCWVSPFWEGSVADVVETVGWDKVMFGSDWPHPEGLATPKGYWKYAEGMDVRRTYDFMGDNARRFMGLPLANPDPSAVKPPEFAHAGA; translated from the coding sequence ATGACCCAGTTCACCGACGCACCGATCTTCGATGCCGACCAGCACATGTACGAGACCCCCGATGCGCTGCTGAAGTACCTGCCCGAGAAGTACAAGTCCAAGGTTCAGTACGTGCAGATCGGTCGGCACACCCGCATCGCGATCCTCAACAAGATCACCGACTACATGCCCAACCCGACGTTCGATCGGGTGGCCGCGCCCGGCGCGCACGAGAGGTTCTACTCCGGTCAGAACCCCGAGGGCCTGACGATGCGGGAGATGTCCGGCCGCGGCATCGACACGCCCCCGGGTGCGCGCAATCCCGAGGATCGCATCGCCGAACTCAACGGACAGGGCGTCGACTCCTGCATCAACTACCCGACGCTGGCCAACCTCGTCGAGCACTCCTCGGCCGAGGATCCCGAGCTGACGGCCGCCATCATCCACTCGCTCAATCAGTGGATGCTCGAGCACTGGGGCTTCAGTTACGAGAATCGGATCTACTCGACCCCGGTCATCAACCTCGGCATCGTCGACGAGGGCCGCCGCGAGCTGGAGTACATCCTGGAGAACGGCGCCAAGGTCGCGCTCATCAAGCCGGCTCCGGTCAAGGGCTACAAGGGGTGGCGCTCCCCGGCGCTGCCCGAATTCGACCCGTTCTGGCGCGACGTCGAGGCCGCCGGACTGCCGATCGTCCTGCACGCGAGCCAGCCTCCGCTGCAGGAGTACATCGAGATGTGGGAGCCCGCCGACACGAGCAACGCCTTCGAGATGTCGGCGTTCAAGTGGACCGCACTGGGCCACCGCGAGATCGCCGACATGCTCACCAGCCTGATCTGCCACGGCACGCTGACGAGGTTCCCCAAGTTGCGCATCGCGAGCGTGGAGAACGGAAGTGCTTGGATCAAGCCGCTCTTCGACGATCTCGAGATGACCTACAAGAAGATGCCGCAGAACTTCCCCGAGCACCCGCACGACGTGTTCCGTCGCAACTGCTGGGTGAGCCCGTTCTGGGAGGGTTCGGTGGCCGACGTCGTCGAGACCGTCGGCTGGGACAAGGTCATGTTCGGCTCGGACTGGCCGCACCCCGAAGGCCTGGCCACCCCGAAGGGCTACTGGAAGTACGCCGAGGGCATGGACGTGCGTCGCACCTATGACTTCATGGGTGACAACGCCCGCCGCTTCATGGGACTGCCGCTGGCCAACCCCGATCCCTCCGCGGTCAAGCCCCCGGAATTCGCCCACGCCGGCGCCTGA
- a CDS encoding TetR/AcrR family transcriptional regulator → MTTTSGDLAARTADVGRGERTRSAILEASRRLFLERGYAGTPINAITEACGISRAGFYTYFKDKREIFNVLGETAYHDVLAVIAEWANAEEPFTPADVRNWVGHYFDYMDRHGAFVLASAQSAPDDEAFRLSRNRMVSRASWKLGHAIAGADAHSPDVVGVAVMGLLDRAWQTVHRQTVAVERHEMVAVVAEMITAMAR, encoded by the coding sequence ATGACCACCACCTCGGGCGACCTGGCAGCTCGGACTGCCGACGTCGGACGCGGTGAGCGGACCCGTTCGGCAATCCTCGAGGCCAGTCGCAGGCTGTTCCTCGAACGTGGCTATGCCGGCACCCCCATCAACGCGATCACCGAGGCGTGTGGCATCTCGCGGGCCGGCTTCTACACCTACTTCAAGGACAAGCGCGAGATCTTCAACGTCCTGGGCGAGACGGCGTACCACGACGTCCTCGCCGTCATCGCGGAGTGGGCGAATGCCGAGGAGCCGTTCACGCCCGCCGACGTCCGAAACTGGGTGGGGCACTACTTCGACTACATGGACCGCCATGGCGCATTCGTGCTCGCCTCGGCCCAGTCGGCACCCGACGACGAGGCATTCCGCCTGTCTCGCAACCGAATGGTGAGCCGGGCGTCGTGGAAGTTGGGCCATGCGATTGCCGGTGCCGATGCGCACTCACCGGACGTCGTCGGCGTTGCGGTGATGGGGCTGTTGGACCGCGCGTGGCAGACGGTCCACCGCCAGACGGTCGCCGTCGAACGTCACGAGATGGTCGCCGTCGTCGCCGAGATGATCACCGCCATGGCGCGCTGA
- a CDS encoding DUF2889 domain-containing protein, translating to MTDLGVPSFGLHPLHGRHEPTTHNPPRRPRSARRTTSIDMTRSDGSLDPVHLSGAARDVWTESDGSATPLATSGLSATIELIARVVRRVEVTPPVDAVSLLCGAPAMSGFRAAADEVAPWLRATRDLRYTLLDDVPVATLISGHALSASGVLEDVATSGYLPVADQCAGFATGGLLMNSFEAGDPVVVTGPEAPDLDHDDDPDAWHPMAELPRHGMRRLRRIDVFDAVDGSIGIDAMFRDTYVRADGVETIIHEYTLDVAVDPETAVILDSRAIPRVLPWQECPGAVASAERIEGMTLSELHFRVRQELSGTSTCTHLNDLLRSVADAGALIGVLQKA from the coding sequence GTGACCGATCTGGGCGTCCCGTCGTTCGGCCTGCATCCGCTGCACGGCAGGCACGAACCGACGACCCACAACCCGCCCCGGCGTCCGCGATCGGCGCGCCGTACCACGTCGATCGACATGACCCGCAGCGACGGGTCACTGGATCCGGTTCACCTGAGTGGTGCGGCGCGTGACGTCTGGACCGAATCCGACGGCAGTGCAACGCCATTGGCCACCTCCGGGTTGTCGGCGACCATCGAATTGATCGCGCGGGTCGTGCGTCGGGTCGAGGTCACCCCGCCGGTCGACGCGGTGTCCTTGCTCTGCGGCGCGCCGGCGATGAGCGGGTTCCGAGCCGCCGCCGACGAGGTTGCGCCGTGGCTGCGGGCAACCCGGGATCTGCGGTACACGCTGCTCGACGACGTCCCCGTGGCCACCTTGATCTCCGGTCACGCACTGTCGGCCTCCGGCGTCCTCGAGGACGTCGCGACGTCGGGCTATCTCCCCGTCGCAGACCAGTGCGCCGGCTTCGCCACCGGTGGATTGCTGATGAACTCGTTCGAGGCGGGCGATCCGGTGGTCGTGACCGGCCCCGAGGCACCCGATCTCGACCACGACGACGACCCAGACGCCTGGCACCCCATGGCGGAACTCCCGCGCCACGGCATGCGCCGACTGCGCCGGATCGACGTGTTCGACGCCGTGGACGGCAGCATCGGCATCGACGCGATGTTCCGGGATACCTACGTGCGAGCCGACGGGGTCGAGACGATCATCCACGAGTACACCCTCGACGTCGCCGTCGATCCCGAGACCGCGGTCATCCTGGACTCTCGCGCGATCCCACGCGTGCTGCCGTGGCAGGAGTGCCCCGGAGCGGTCGCCAGCGCCGAGCGCATCGAAGGAATGACGTTGAGCGAACTACACTTTCGGGTCCGGCAGGAACTGTCCGGCACCAGCACGTGCACGCATCTCAACGATCTGCTGCGCAGCGTCGCGGACGCGGGCGCGTTGATCGGCGTCCTGCAGAAGGCGTAG
- a CDS encoding Zn-ribbon domain-containing OB-fold protein yields the protein MTTLIAEGLFRIDDDRAVLQASRRRSSGVVKFPAERPELFDGDPQVQEDIEAVELSTEGTLFTYTTQQFPPPLPYKGIRDPKVFTPYVVGFVELPEGVLVESLIVDTTADELAIGQRLVSTTTTLETEDGRSLTTFAFRPQG from the coding sequence ATGACGACGCTCATCGCCGAGGGCCTGTTCCGGATCGACGACGACCGCGCGGTGCTCCAGGCATCGCGGCGGCGTTCGTCGGGCGTGGTGAAGTTTCCCGCCGAGCGGCCAGAACTCTTCGACGGCGATCCCCAGGTCCAGGAGGACATCGAGGCGGTCGAACTCTCCACCGAGGGGACACTGTTCACCTACACCACCCAGCAGTTCCCACCTCCGCTGCCCTACAAGGGGATTCGCGATCCCAAGGTCTTCACACCGTACGTCGTGGGTTTCGTCGAGCTGCCCGAAGGGGTGCTCGTCGAGTCGTTGATCGTCGACACCACCGCCGACGAACTCGCCATCGGCCAGCGACTGGTGTCGACCACCACGACGTTGGAGACCGAGGACGGCCGGTCGTTGACGACCTTCGCGTTCCGCCCGCAGGGATAG
- a CDS encoding thiolase family protein: MATVPHNPSLRSPQTPHTPSLRSPKTSRAAIVAAARTAIGTSRRGTLANVPAIELAKPVVSAVIERSGLDPADFDDFVLAESMQGGGDSARYIAVALGLVDIPGIAVNRQCASSLSAIAVGAGQIASGMSGAILAGGMESISTGPIMQKRKPFTTGKSPEDYAQWFPESHPPTAEAPAMDMSITVAHNCNVQYGITREQQDEWALRSHQRAIKAIDAGSFVDEIVPIEVPQADGSTITFAVDEHPRRSTSMESLAGLKVLHPEIDGFTVTAGNSSGINDAAAVVALAAPDTTQEVLAHVLSWTQVGLDPTRTGSGPIKAIPKALELAGRKLEDVALFEINEAFAAQAVACARELELDEEIVNVYGSGISLGHPIAATGARMVTSAIHELRRRGGGIGVLSMCAGGGMGAAMVIEVA; the protein is encoded by the coding sequence ATGGCCACCGTGCCGCACAACCCGTCGCTCCGCTCGCCCCAGACGCCGCACACCCCGTCGCTCCGCTCGCCTAAGACTTCGCGTGCCGCGATCGTCGCCGCCGCCCGCACCGCGATCGGCACGTCCCGCCGCGGCACGCTGGCGAACGTGCCGGCCATCGAGTTGGCCAAGCCCGTGGTCTCGGCGGTCATCGAACGCTCCGGGCTCGACCCCGCCGACTTCGACGACTTCGTCCTCGCCGAGAGCATGCAGGGCGGCGGCGACAGCGCCCGCTACATCGCGGTGGCCCTCGGCCTCGTCGACATTCCCGGGATCGCGGTCAACCGCCAGTGCGCGTCGAGCCTCTCGGCGATCGCCGTCGGCGCGGGTCAGATCGCGTCCGGGATGAGCGGCGCCATTCTCGCGGGCGGGATGGAATCGATCTCGACCGGACCCATCATGCAGAAGCGCAAGCCGTTCACGACCGGCAAGTCGCCGGAGGACTACGCGCAGTGGTTCCCCGAATCGCACCCTCCGACCGCCGAAGCGCCCGCGATGGACATGTCGATCACGGTCGCCCACAACTGCAACGTGCAGTACGGAATCACCCGCGAGCAGCAGGACGAATGGGCACTGCGTAGCCATCAGCGCGCGATCAAGGCCATCGACGCGGGCTCCTTCGTCGACGAGATCGTCCCGATCGAGGTCCCCCAGGCCGACGGCAGCACCATCACCTTCGCCGTCGACGAGCATCCCCGGCGCAGCACGTCGATGGAGTCGTTGGCCGGGCTCAAGGTGCTGCACCCCGAGATCGACGGCTTCACGGTGACCGCGGGCAATTCCTCGGGCATCAACGACGCCGCCGCGGTCGTCGCCCTCGCCGCGCCCGACACGACCCAGGAGGTGCTCGCACACGTCCTGTCGTGGACGCAGGTCGGGCTCGACCCCACGCGTACCGGCAGCGGGCCGATCAAGGCCATTCCCAAGGCTCTGGAACTCGCCGGCCGCAAGCTCGAGGACGTCGCGCTGTTCGAGATCAACGAGGCGTTCGCCGCGCAGGCGGTGGCGTGCGCGCGGGAGCTCGAACTCGACGAGGAGATCGTCAACGTGTACGGCTCGGGCATCAGCCTGGGGCATCCCATCGCCGCGACCGGCGCCCGCATGGTCACCTCCGCGATCCACGAATTGCGTAGGCGCGGAGGCGGTATCGGCGTGCTCTCGATGTGCGCCGGCGGCGGCATGGGGGCCGCGATGGTCATCGAGGTGGCGTGA
- a CDS encoding MaoC family dehydratase — MKVITSVDDAMATIGEELGTSRWVEVDQDRIDAFADVTMDHQWIHVDVEKAKAESPYGATIAHGFLTLSLIPGVSKDNYRVENAKMGINYGLNKVRFLSAVTAGSRVRVRSELADATKVADDTVNLTVRHTVELDGSDKPAAIAELIARFVF; from the coding sequence GTGAAGGTGATCACGTCGGTCGACGACGCGATGGCGACGATTGGCGAGGAACTCGGCACGAGTCGATGGGTGGAGGTCGACCAGGACCGCATCGATGCGTTCGCCGACGTCACGATGGACCACCAGTGGATCCACGTCGACGTCGAGAAGGCCAAGGCCGAGAGTCCTTACGGCGCAACGATTGCGCACGGCTTCCTGACGCTGTCCCTCATTCCCGGCGTGAGCAAGGACAACTACCGCGTCGAGAACGCCAAGATGGGCATCAACTACGGGCTGAACAAGGTGCGCTTCCTCTCCGCCGTCACGGCGGGCAGTCGCGTCCGGGTCCGGTCCGAACTCGCGGACGCCACGAAGGTCGCCGACGACACCGTGAACCTGACCGTCCGGCACACCGTCGAGCTCGACGGCTCCGACAAGCCGGCTGCAATCGCCGAACTCATCGCCCGGTTCGTGTTCTGA